From a region of the Gemmatimonadales bacterium genome:
- a CDS encoding glycosyl hydrolase, which yields MSSSFHRWSLALAALSLGVSPAVAQRATRPARVPPATQRVAPAAYAPADTSLWKGLEWRMLGPAHTGRMTSVVGSSQRPNEYYVATTGGGVWKTTDGGHTWNPMTDNYFGGTVGSVDVFKGNPDIVWAGGGETPIRGNVSHGDGVWKSTDAGKTWQYMGLKETQYISRVVIHPTNPDIVYVGALGHVFGPNSERGVYRTKDGGKTWEKVLFRNDSTGVADLVMDPSNPNVLYAGFWQAGRKPWLLVSGGEGSGLWKTTDGGDHWTEITRRPGLPPGIWGDIGIAISPAKPSRVWALIEADSGGVYRSDDGGETWKFLNGDRNLRQRAWYFSKIFADPKDTNVIYGANVGGYVSRDGGKTFQSGLGNGDTHHFWIAPDDPKRIAVAGDPGVVITTDGGTTRVSANIPTGQYYHVHLTNASPYDVCGAEQDGGVDCFPIRAAGGGRGGRGGGGGAGGGRGAAGGAPAGPYDFTPRYGGAGGESGYVASDPLDPDVTFGGNYSGVLEMQNRRTGQSMRLDPWPLNPMGHDAKDSKYRFQWTYPIMNSPNDPKVLYVGSNVLFKSNDLGRDWKIVSPDLTRNDPATLGASGGPLTKDQTSVEYYGTIFAVQESPIAPGLVWSGSDDGLIYVTRNVNTPKPVWTNVTPKDLPKWTRISIVEPSPHAPGTMYFAANRYEMDDFAPYLYKTTDYGRTWTKIVNGIPAGEFTRAIREDLVRPGLLYAATERSMYISYDAGEHWESLMRNLPPVAVHDIALRDDDIVIATMGRGFYAMEGIAPLRQADQVTKTAAFLYQPGTTYRSAGAVKAEYWLPRSGENVTLQLVDPHGKVLVTSSNTDTATPAAGGGRGGRGGFGGGAPARVTTAAGLNSYNLSLRYPDGVNFRGAVYWSGNGLNGPVGAPGEYTVRMIAGGDTASRTLQVRKDPRTTASDADVAEQVNFLLRIRDTVSAANNAVRTIRNVRYQLDSLRPRVTGAEGATFGTLATALNDSLTVIEETLYQTRNRASEDPLNFPIRLNNQIGALSGFVASGERRPPQQAYDVWNDLVPQLDAQLVHLKRVLATQLPRLNATLKRAGQSELVPSTTELGVPAGRDGRGSSGVDPE from the coding sequence GTGTCCTCATCGTTTCATCGGTGGTCGCTTGCGTTGGCTGCATTGTCCCTTGGCGTGTCGCCTGCCGTGGCGCAGCGCGCGACGCGACCGGCGCGGGTCCCTCCCGCGACGCAGCGAGTTGCCCCGGCGGCGTACGCGCCGGCCGACACGTCGCTCTGGAAGGGGCTCGAATGGCGGATGCTCGGCCCGGCGCACACGGGACGCATGACGTCGGTGGTCGGTTCGTCGCAGCGGCCGAACGAGTACTACGTCGCCACCACCGGCGGCGGGGTGTGGAAGACGACCGACGGCGGTCACACGTGGAATCCGATGACCGACAACTATTTCGGCGGCACGGTCGGATCGGTCGACGTCTTCAAGGGGAACCCCGACATCGTCTGGGCGGGCGGAGGCGAGACGCCGATCCGCGGCAACGTCTCGCACGGTGACGGCGTCTGGAAATCGACCGATGCCGGGAAGACGTGGCAGTACATGGGGCTCAAGGAGACGCAGTACATCTCGCGGGTCGTGATTCATCCGACCAACCCGGACATCGTCTACGTCGGTGCGCTCGGCCACGTCTTCGGCCCCAACAGCGAGCGCGGCGTCTACCGCACGAAGGACGGCGGCAAGACGTGGGAGAAGGTGCTCTTCCGCAACGATTCGACCGGAGTCGCCGACCTGGTGATGGATCCGTCGAACCCGAACGTGCTGTATGCTGGATTCTGGCAGGCGGGGCGGAAGCCCTGGCTGCTGGTGAGCGGTGGTGAGGGGAGCGGGCTCTGGAAAACCACCGATGGCGGCGACCACTGGACCGAGATCACCCGGCGTCCGGGGCTGCCGCCCGGCATCTGGGGCGACATCGGCATCGCGATCTCGCCGGCAAAGCCATCGCGGGTGTGGGCGCTGATCGAAGCCGATTCCGGCGGCGTCTACCGATCAGACGACGGCGGCGAGACGTGGAAGTTCCTGAACGGTGATCGCAATCTCCGTCAGCGTGCCTGGTACTTCTCCAAGATCTTCGCCGATCCGAAGGACACCAACGTCATCTACGGCGCCAACGTCGGTGGGTACGTCTCGCGCGATGGCGGCAAGACATTCCAGTCAGGTCTCGGCAACGGCGACACGCACCATTTCTGGATCGCGCCGGATGATCCGAAGCGGATCGCCGTCGCAGGCGACCCCGGCGTGGTGATCACCACCGACGGCGGGACGACCCGCGTCAGCGCCAACATCCCCACCGGTCAGTACTATCACGTCCATCTCACCAACGCATCGCCATATGACGTCTGCGGCGCCGAACAGGATGGCGGTGTCGACTGCTTCCCGATTCGTGCAGCAGGGGGCGGCCGTGGCGGGCGCGGTGGCGGCGGTGGTGCAGGCGGCGGTCGAGGTGCTGCCGGCGGCGCACCTGCGGGTCCGTACGATTTCACTCCACGGTACGGGGGTGCCGGCGGTGAGTCGGGATATGTGGCGTCGGATCCGCTCGATCCCGATGTGACCTTCGGCGGCAACTACAGCGGCGTGCTCGAGATGCAGAACCGTCGCACCGGCCAGTCGATGCGGCTCGATCCGTGGCCGCTCAACCCGATGGGCCACGACGCGAAGGATTCGAAGTACCGCTTCCAGTGGACCTACCCGATCATGAATTCGCCCAACGATCCGAAGGTGCTCTACGTCGGATCGAACGTGCTGTTCAAGTCGAACGACCTCGGCCGCGACTGGAAAATCGTATCACCTGATCTCACCAGGAACGATCCCGCGACACTGGGCGCATCGGGCGGTCCGCTCACCAAGGATCAGACGAGCGTCGAGTACTACGGGACGATCTTCGCGGTGCAGGAGTCGCCGATCGCGCCGGGGCTGGTGTGGAGCGGCTCGGATGACGGGTTGATCTACGTCACGCGCAACGTCAACACCCCGAAGCCGGTGTGGACCAACGTCACGCCGAAGGATCTGCCGAAATGGACGCGGATCTCGATCGTCGAGCCTTCGCCGCACGCGCCGGGGACGATGTACTTCGCCGCGAACCGGTACGAGATGGATGATTTCGCGCCGTATCTCTACAAGACCACCGACTACGGACGGACGTGGACGAAGATCGTCAACGGCATTCCGGCAGGCGAGTTCACCCGCGCCATTCGCGAGGATCTGGTGCGTCCTGGGCTGCTCTACGCCGCGACCGAGCGCAGCATGTACATCTCCTACGACGCCGGCGAGCACTGGGAATCACTCATGCGGAATCTTCCGCCGGTGGCCGTGCATGACATCGCACTGCGCGATGACGACATCGTGATCGCGACGATGGGACGCGGCTTCTATGCGATGGAAGGGATTGCGCCGCTGCGCCAGGCGGATCAGGTCACGAAGACCGCAGCGTTTCTCTATCAGCCGGGGACGACATACCGGAGCGCGGGCGCGGTGAAGGCGGAATACTGGCTGCCGCGGTCGGGCGAGAACGTGACGTTGCAACTGGTCGATCCGCATGGGAAGGTGCTGGTCACTTCGTCGAATACCGACACCGCAACGCCTGCAGCAGGTGGCGGCCGAGGGGGCCGCGGCGGGTTTGGTGGCGGCGCACCGGCGCGGGTGACCACGGCGGCGGGACTCAACAGCTACAACCTCTCGCTGCGCTATCCCGACGGCGTGAACTTCCGGGGTGCCGTCTACTGGAGCGGCAACGGTCTCAATGGGCCGGTCGGCGCGCCGGGCGAATACACGGTGCGGATGATCGCCGGCGGTGATACAGCGTCGCGGACGCTGCAGGTCCGCAAGGATCCGCGGACGACGGCATCCGACGCCGACGTCGCGGAACAGGTGAATTTCCTCCTCCGCATCCGCGACACGGTCTCGGCGGCCAACAACGCGGTGCGCACCATTCGCAATGTCCGTTATCAACTCGACTCGCTGCGGCCGCGGGTCACCGGAGCAGAGGGTGCAACGTTCGGCACGCTTGCGACGGCACTCAACGATTCGCTCACGGTGATCGAGGAAACGCTGTACCAAACGAGAAACCGCGCCAGCGAGGACCCGCTCAACTTCCCGATTCGCCTCAACAACCAGATCGGAGCGCTCTCGGGATTCGTTGCAAGCGGGGAACGCCGGCCGCCGCAGCAGGCATATGACGTCTGGAATGATCTGGTGCCGCAACTCGACGCCCAGCTGGTGCATCTCAAGCGAGTGCTGGCGACTCAGCTCCCGCGCCTGAACGCGACGCTGAAACGTGCCGGACAATCCGAGCTCGTGCCGTCAACGACCGAGCTTGGCGTCCCCGCAGGAAGAGATGGTCGCGGGAGCAGCGGGGTCGATCCGGAATAG
- a CDS encoding transglycosylase domain-containing protein: MDWQRIRERLGEGWPRVRSAITLRRTAIVVGVLSIIGFGVITSEAVMRARLESPMSRVPSTIYTRPVAWTEGSDGSDGGVSDTGNAAVAIGTLDGAPMEERIPVTLRNVPRSLIQAILAVEDQRFYQHHGLDLKRIAGAMVADIRTHSIAQGGSTLTQQLVKNLFLTANRTPLRKVREAAMAVVLEMRYSKAQILEAYLNEIYLGQDGPRAIHGFGAAARYYFAKDVRRLSLAESAQLAAMISAPNRNVAARHPEAALARRDMVLQLMADQHRISAAAAAQAERIRINPGEHPLPAVDGRYFRDYVVGQVPGRVAPRGMAVYTTLDVTLQRAAERSVARGVARLSHHGAEAALVAIDPRTGEVLAMVGGDDYGQSQFNRATDAHRQPGSAFKPIVALAALAPHDGQSPQFTLASSVQDAPLRVSTPSGPWEPVDYDHSFRGNVTVRQAMEQSLNVPFARIGLAVGPDRIVDAAKRVGITSPLHAVPSIALGSSEVTLLELTRAYGVLATEGKLVPTRSVIGAARLGSIVSDDSLPTGTQVVDSAVAYLVTSALEGVVQHGTARALAQDGRVGTIAGKTGTSSDWRDAWFVAYSPSLVVGVWVGFDDGESLGQTGAAAALPVAASFLDQVAPDGGWGPFDVPPGITEAYAGSGDDSSDSCGAREVFLAGTEPPQVDCRPDDFPIWHDLRDWGATVGKQASRSLERLIAGLLGHGAVLR; encoded by the coding sequence ATGGACTGGCAGCGGATCAGGGAGCGATTGGGCGAGGGATGGCCCCGGGTTCGTTCGGCGATCACCTTGCGCCGGACCGCGATCGTGGTGGGCGTCTTGAGCATCATCGGCTTTGGCGTCATCACGAGCGAAGCGGTGATGCGAGCCCGCCTCGAATCGCCGATGTCGCGGGTGCCCAGCACGATCTACACCCGTCCAGTTGCGTGGACCGAAGGAAGTGACGGGAGTGACGGCGGCGTGAGCGACACGGGGAACGCCGCGGTCGCGATCGGGACCCTCGACGGTGCGCCGATGGAAGAGCGCATCCCGGTTACCCTCCGGAATGTTCCGCGATCGCTGATCCAGGCAATTCTCGCCGTCGAGGATCAGCGCTTCTACCAACATCACGGTCTCGACCTGAAGCGCATCGCCGGCGCCATGGTTGCCGATATCCGCACCCACAGCATCGCGCAGGGCGGCAGTACGCTCACGCAGCAGCTGGTCAAGAATCTCTTTCTCACCGCCAACCGCACCCCGCTCCGAAAGGTGCGTGAAGCTGCGATGGCGGTGGTCCTCGAGATGCGATACAGCAAGGCGCAGATCCTCGAGGCCTACCTGAACGAGATCTACCTCGGCCAGGATGGTCCGCGCGCCATCCACGGCTTTGGTGCCGCGGCGCGGTACTACTTCGCCAAGGATGTCCGGCGATTGTCGCTGGCGGAGTCGGCCCAGCTTGCGGCGATGATCAGCGCGCCGAATCGCAACGTCGCTGCGCGCCATCCCGAGGCGGCGCTCGCGCGGCGCGACATGGTGCTCCAGCTGATGGCGGATCAGCACCGGATCAGTGCCGCGGCCGCGGCCCAGGCGGAGCGGATCCGGATCAATCCGGGCGAGCATCCGCTGCCCGCAGTCGACGGGAGATACTTCCGTGACTATGTGGTGGGACAGGTCCCCGGACGCGTGGCACCTCGGGGGATGGCGGTCTACACGACGCTCGACGTGACGCTGCAGCGCGCCGCCGAGCGATCGGTGGCGCGCGGCGTCGCCCGTCTCTCGCACCACGGCGCGGAAGCGGCGCTTGTCGCCATCGACCCGCGTACCGGCGAAGTCCTCGCCATGGTTGGTGGTGATGATTACGGCCAGTCGCAGTTCAATCGCGCCACCGACGCGCACCGGCAGCCGGGCAGCGCATTCAAGCCGATCGTGGCGCTGGCTGCGCTGGCACCGCACGACGGCCAGTCGCCGCAGTTCACTCTCGCATCGAGTGTGCAGGACGCACCGCTGCGCGTGTCGACGCCAAGCGGTCCGTGGGAGCCGGTCGACTACGATCATTCCTTCCGCGGCAACGTGACGGTGCGTCAGGCGATGGAGCAGTCGCTCAATGTTCCGTTCGCGCGGATCGGCCTTGCGGTCGGTCCTGATCGGATCGTCGACGCCGCGAAGCGGGTCGGCATCACGTCGCCGCTCCATGCGGTGCCGAGCATCGCGCTGGGGAGCTCGGAAGTGACACTGCTCGAGCTGACGCGAGCGTACGGTGTGCTGGCGACTGAAGGGAAGCTGGTGCCAACGCGGTCCGTCATCGGCGCGGCGAGGCTCGGGTCGATCGTGTCGGATGATTCGCTGCCGACCGGGACACAGGTGGTCGATTCGGCGGTGGCGTACCTCGTCACGTCGGCGCTCGAAGGTGTGGTGCAGCACGGGACGGCGCGCGCGCTGGCGCAGGATGGACGGGTCGGCACGATTGCCGGCAAGACCGGGACGTCGAGCGACTGGCGCGATGCGTGGTTCGTTGCCTACTCGCCGTCGCTCGTGGTCGGCGTCTGGGTGGGGTTCGACGACGGCGAATCGCTCGGGCAGACCGGAGCCGCCGCAGCGCTGCCAGTGGCGGCGAGCTTCCTCGATCAGGTCGCGCCCGACGGCGGCTGGGGCCCATTCGACGTTCCTCCGGGGATCACCGAGGCGTACGCCGGCAGCGGCGACGATTCATCCGACAGCTGCGGTGCGCGGGAAGTCTTCCTCGCCGGCACCGAGCCGCCGCAGGTCGACTGCAGACCGGACGACTTTCCGATCTGGCACGACCTCCGCGATTGGGGTGCGACGGTCGGCAAGCAGGCGAGTCGCTCGCTCGAGCGATTGATCGCCGGGCTTCTCGGACACGGCGCGGTGCTGCGCTGA
- a CDS encoding bifunctional 4-hydroxy-2-oxoglutarate aldolase/2-dehydro-3-deoxy-phosphogluconate aldolase: MPQQDIDIQRDSATLRHMLASGVVAVVRMDQAVSLRRAAEAVVAGGVGSFEVTLTTPGAIDAVRELAEAAIPGCMIGAGTVLDERTANEVIDAGAQFVVSPTLEEDVIACCVDRGIVCVPGAMTPTEILRAWRLGAPLIKVYPSPSVGTDFFKNILAPLPFLKMIPSGGMTLQNAPEWIKAGAAAVSISNALMDPALIAKGAWGELTARARAFSGAVETARAELAGR, encoded by the coding sequence ATGCCCCAGCAGGACATCGATATCCAGCGCGACAGCGCCACGCTTCGCCACATGCTCGCCAGCGGCGTTGTCGCCGTGGTCCGGATGGATCAGGCCGTTTCGCTCCGCCGCGCGGCCGAAGCGGTAGTAGCTGGTGGCGTCGGTTCGTTCGAAGTGACACTCACCACCCCGGGCGCGATCGACGCCGTGCGCGAACTGGCGGAAGCCGCGATCCCCGGCTGCATGATCGGCGCCGGCACGGTGCTCGACGAGCGCACCGCCAACGAGGTGATCGACGCCGGCGCACAGTTCGTCGTCAGTCCGACGCTCGAGGAAGATGTCATCGCGTGTTGCGTCGATCGCGGCATCGTCTGCGTTCCCGGTGCGATGACTCCCACCGAGATCCTGCGTGCCTGGCGCCTCGGCGCGCCACTGATCAAGGTGTATCCCTCACCGTCAGTCGGCACCGACTTCTTCAAGAACATCCTGGCGCCCCTGCCATTCCTCAAGATGATTCCGTCGGGCGGTATGACGCTGCAGAACGCGCCGGAGTGGATCAAGGCCGGTGCCGCGGCCGTGAGCATCAGCAACGCGCTGATGGATCCGGCGTTGATCGCCAAGGGCGCGTGGGGCGAGCTCACCGCGCGGGCGCGCGCCTTCAGCGGAGCGGTCGAGACCGCGCGGGCCGAACTGGCCGGGCGATGA
- a CDS encoding proline iminopeptidase-family hydrolase, translating to MNRRAIAALLLVTAACGGRKDAGSTATPPSAATPGAAAAAPAAADTAPIAPRAAQMLAGESRLAVDGGSIWYKVSGPATGTPVVLLHGGPGFSSFYLKPLEVIRDEWPVVRYDQLGAGKSDRIGDTSMMTIAHFVRELDSLRSHLGFAKMHLVGHSWGTILALEYYRAHPDHVASLTLSSPALDLPQWARNTAKLVTTLSLGAQHAIAVADSTHDYKAPEYLAAADEFYGKYVWRHPIRVDLDSLMRTANDSIYDYMEGPSEFTITGTLKNYNATGFLPRVRVPVLYTVGEFDEADTATVRHFAKLTPGAQFVIIPGAAHVTTWDGAYAHVTALRAFLRHVDSLDAKTGKR from the coding sequence ATGAACCGGAGGGCAATCGCCGCCCTGCTGCTCGTGACTGCGGCGTGTGGTGGTCGGAAAGACGCAGGTTCGACAGCGACACCTCCATCTGCGGCGACGCCGGGTGCTGCAGCTGCCGCGCCGGCCGCCGCTGATACGGCGCCGATTGCTCCCCGCGCGGCGCAGATGCTCGCCGGCGAATCCCGCCTCGCAGTCGACGGGGGCTCGATCTGGTACAAGGTCTCGGGTCCCGCGACCGGAACGCCGGTCGTGCTGCTGCACGGTGGCCCGGGGTTCTCCTCCTTCTATCTCAAGCCGCTGGAAGTGATCAGGGACGAATGGCCGGTCGTCCGATACGACCAGCTTGGCGCGGGGAAGTCCGATCGGATCGGCGACACGTCGATGATGACGATCGCCCACTTCGTTCGCGAACTCGATTCGCTCCGTTCGCATCTTGGTTTTGCGAAGATGCACCTGGTCGGGCATTCGTGGGGGACGATTCTCGCGCTCGAGTACTATCGCGCCCACCCTGATCACGTGGCGTCGCTGACGCTCAGTTCGCCCGCACTCGACCTGCCGCAATGGGCACGCAACACGGCGAAGCTGGTGACGACGCTGTCACTCGGGGCGCAGCATGCGATTGCCGTCGCCGATTCGACGCACGACTACAAGGCGCCGGAATACCTGGCGGCGGCAGATGAATTCTACGGGAAGTATGTCTGGCGCCATCCTATCCGGGTCGATCTCGATTCGCTGATGCGCACGGCGAACGATTCGATCTACGATTACATGGAGGGGCCGAGCGAGTTCACGATCACCGGAACACTGAAGAACTACAACGCGACGGGGTTCCTTCCCAGGGTCCGGGTTCCGGTGCTCTACACCGTCGGAGAATTCGACGAAGCCGACACCGCCACCGTGCGGCACTTCGCCAAGCTCACTCCCGGGGCGCAATTCGTCATCATTCCCGGTGCGGCACATGTCACGACCTGGGACGGAGCGTACGCGCACGTCACGGCCCTCCGCGCCTTCCTGCGCCACGTCGATTCGCTCGACGCCAAGACAGGTAAGCGATGA
- a CDS encoding signal peptidase II, translated as MAPKTRAFLAASLPLLLADRFTKILAYAQLEPPGIPHRFIGEVARLTLVFNREAAMNIPLGPWSRWGLAAIAAIGIIVMVQLLRQAPSAARLIGLALGLIAAGAAGNLIDRIRWDRGVIDFIDLGVGTHRFWTFNVADIGVTAGAILLALIYSRERPHQVAPVEQAEL; from the coding sequence ATGGCGCCCAAGACCCGGGCATTCCTTGCAGCATCGCTGCCGCTCCTCCTCGCCGACCGCTTCACCAAGATTCTCGCCTACGCGCAACTCGAGCCGCCAGGGATTCCTCATCGATTCATCGGTGAGGTCGCGCGGTTGACGCTGGTATTCAATCGCGAAGCGGCGATGAACATTCCCCTGGGCCCGTGGTCGCGATGGGGTCTTGCCGCGATCGCCGCGATCGGGATCATCGTGATGGTGCAATTGCTCCGCCAGGCGCCATCGGCGGCGCGGCTGATCGGTCTCGCGCTCGGATTGATTGCCGCCGGTGCTGCGGGAAACCTGATCGACCGGATTCGGTGGGATCGTGGCGTGATCGACTTCATCGATCTCGGCGTGGGTACGCACCGCTTCTGGACGTTCAACGTTGCCGACATCGGCGTGACGGCCGGCGCGATCCTTCTCGCGCTGATCTATTCGCGTGAACGACCGCACCAGGTCGCCCCGGTTGAACAGGCCGAGCTCTGA
- a CDS encoding lysylphosphatidylglycerol synthase domain-containing protein, whose translation MPADKQPSALRRWISLGINVVLFGIALAVLRHILTAYHFADIVGAIHRIGWIHIAASLVLTAVGYGALVGYDYLSLRMAGHPIALHNMLTASFVSQAVQNSAPVSIVTGGGVRYRLYNRLGVTGAETAAVVAGNVLTFILGLFAVAGVAFVIAPVSIPHSFHLPAKSLRPIGVVFLLLTITALVLAHRKVGTVRIGPVELHLPSAKTVREELLVSIADWLLSASALYVLMIAAGPVSFPRFMSGFLLTQIVTQVVPLPGGIGVFEAAMLLLKPHSVPTPVATAALLAYRVIYYLIPLFIATAVLAHEASRTPKSKVSSPIRVAREITPHLFAILTFITGFFLLVLNTVPNKSQGFTWLGDVLRLAVIEGSHFIASLVGMGLLLLAFGLERRLRSAYRLTVALLLLGMLAALMEGLDITTAVVLAILFLLLLVGRREFDRLIPFSEEPLNAGWLVAVAAAIAGLGWLGTSLRVRGEYNRDLWWRFALNDGAPRALRVTISVLVAVAVFYGARLVTAARRVRKRRAA comes from the coding sequence TTGCCAGCTGACAAGCAGCCCTCCGCTCTTCGGCGTTGGATCTCGCTCGGGATCAACGTCGTCCTCTTCGGGATCGCGCTGGCAGTTCTCCGGCACATCCTGACAGCGTACCACTTCGCCGATATCGTCGGCGCCATTCACAGAATCGGCTGGATCCACATCGCGGCGTCGCTCGTCCTCACCGCAGTGGGGTACGGCGCGCTGGTCGGATACGACTACCTCTCGCTCCGGATGGCGGGCCATCCGATCGCACTGCACAACATGCTCACTGCCTCGTTCGTGAGTCAGGCGGTCCAGAACAGTGCGCCGGTCTCGATCGTCACCGGCGGCGGCGTGCGCTACCGGCTGTACAACCGGCTCGGCGTGACCGGTGCCGAGACCGCCGCGGTCGTCGCGGGAAATGTCCTCACGTTCATCCTCGGTCTCTTCGCGGTCGCAGGCGTCGCCTTCGTCATCGCGCCGGTCTCGATTCCGCACTCGTTCCACCTCCCGGCGAAGTCGCTCCGGCCGATCGGCGTGGTCTTTCTCCTGCTCACGATCACCGCGCTGGTGCTGGCACATCGCAAGGTTGGCACGGTGCGGATCGGCCCGGTCGAGCTGCATCTCCCGTCGGCGAAGACGGTTCGCGAGGAGCTGCTCGTCTCGATCGCGGACTGGCTGCTCAGTGCCAGCGCGCTCTACGTGCTGATGATCGCCGCCGGTCCGGTGTCGTTTCCGCGATTCATGAGTGGCTTCCTGCTCACCCAGATCGTGACGCAGGTGGTGCCGCTCCCGGGCGGGATCGGTGTCTTCGAGGCGGCGATGCTGCTCCTCAAGCCGCACAGTGTCCCGACACCGGTTGCCACGGCGGCGCTCCTCGCGTATCGGGTGATCTACTACCTGATTCCGCTCTTCATCGCGACAGCGGTCCTGGCGCACGAGGCGTCGCGAACGCCGAAATCGAAGGTGTCATCGCCGATCCGCGTCGCACGCGAGATCACGCCGCATCTCTTCGCCATCCTGACGTTCATCACCGGCTTCTTCCTGCTCGTCCTGAACACCGTCCCCAATAAGTCCCAAGGCTTCACGTGGCTGGGCGACGTGCTGCGACTGGCGGTGATCGAGGGATCGCATTTCATCGCATCGCTCGTGGGGATGGGGCTCCTGCTCCTCGCCTTTGGCCTCGAACGGCGACTGCGAAGCGCCTATCGCCTCACCGTGGCGTTGCTGCTCCTCGGGATGCTCGCGGCACTCATGGAGGGGCTCGATATCACCACGGCGGTCGTCCTGGCGATCCTCTTCCTGCTGCTCCTCGTCGGCCGGCGCGAATTCGACCGGCTGATTCCCTTCAGCGAGGAACCGCTCAACGCCGGATGGCTCGTGGCTGTCGCCGCCGCGATCGCGGGGCTCGGGTGGCTGGGGACGTCACTGCGAGTGCGCGGTGAGTACAACCGCGATCTCTGGTGGCGCTTCGCATTGAACGACGGCGCGCCCAGGGCGCTCCGCGTGACGATCAGCGTGCTGGTTGCCGTGGCGGTGTTCTACGGCGCGCGACTCGTGACCGCGGCTCGCCGGGTCCGCAAGCGGCGTGCGGCGTAG